In the Colletotrichum higginsianum IMI 349063 chromosome 7 map unlocalized unitig_7, whole genome shotgun sequence genome, one interval contains:
- a CDS encoding NADH:flavin oxidoreductase/NADH oxidase: MSNSAIAKPLTLKCGLTLPNRLTKAAMAENWADNEGLPSKAIHAPYGEWADGGWGLVMTGNVEVDLRYLGQPKDTAYNDKIPYERMLEAWKAWAAVCNRNGTPTIVQVNHPGRQSPLGAGKRGLFEKTIAPSAVPLDLGAGLIPRLLNSLLFGTPREMTVAEIDDVVRRFAQTAKLASDAGFAGIELHAAHGYLLAQFMSDKVNRRTDAYGGSPAARAKIVVDIVRAVRAAVPASFCVGIKFNSVDHQSRDELDACIEQLKLITEAGVDFLEVSGGSYEDPVMATGVADEKKSDRTKAREAFFLEFARAIRRDFPDVPLMVTGGFRSRQGMEAALANNGCDLIGLGRPAVLNPALPKNTILAADVGDDDAKLYARKIEAPWIAQKLGVKAIGAGAESAWYAGMIRKLGIVAA; this comes from the exons ATGTCGAACTCGGCCATCGCGAAGCCGCTGACGCTGAAATGCGGCCTCACTCTGCCCAACCGCCTGACCAaagccgccatggccgagaactGGGCGGATAACGAGGGACTGCCCAGCAAAGCCATCCACGCACCGTACGGCGAATgggccgacggcggctggggACTCGTCATGACCG GCAACGTGGAGGTCGACCTCAGGTACCTCGGCCAGCCAAAGGACACGGCCTACAACGACAAGATCCCCTACGAGCGCATGCTCGAGGCCTGGAAGGCCTGGGCCGCCGTCTGCAACCGCAACGGCACGCCGACCATCGTCCAGGTCAACCACCCGGGGCGACAGTCGCCCCTGGGCGCCGGCAAGCGCGGCCTCTTCGAGAAGACCATCGCGCCGAGCGCCGTGCCGctggacctcggcgccggcctgaTCCCGCGCCTCCTCAACTCGCTGCTCTTCGGCACGCCGCGCGAGATGaccgtcgccgagatcgacgacgtcgtccgccgCTTCGCGCAGACGGCCAAGCTGGCCTCGGACGCCGGGTTCGCCGGCATCGAGCTCCACGCCGCCCACGGCTACCTGCTCGCCCAGTTCATGTCCGACAAGGTCAACCGGCGCACCGACGCCTACGGCGGCTCGCCCGCGGCCCGCGCCAagatcgtcgtcgacatcgtccgcgccgtccgcgccgccgtgcccgcGTCCTTCTGCGTCGGCATCAAGTTCAACTCGGTCGACCACCAGTCGcgcgacgagctggacgccTGCATCGAGCAGCTGAAGCTCAtcaccgaggccggcgtcgacttCTTGGAGGTCAGCGGCGGGTCGTACGAGGACCCTGTG ATGGCCACTGGTGTCGCAGACGAGAAGAAGTCGGACCGCACCAAGGCCCGCGAGGCCTTCTTCCTTGAGTTCGCCCGCGCCATCCGTCGCGACTTCCCCGACGTGCCGCTGATGGTGACGGGCGGTTTCCGGTCCCGCCAGGGCATGGAGGCCGCGCTCGCCAACAACGGCTGCGACCTCATCGGGCTCGGCCGCCCCGCCGTGCTGAACCCGGCGCTGCCCAAGAAcaccatcctcgccgccgacgtcggggacgacgacgccaagctGTACGCCCGCAAGATCGAGGCGCCGTGGATCGCGCAGAAGCTGGGCGTGaaggccatcggcgccggtgccgagtCG GCTTGGTACGCGGGTATGATTCGCAAGTTGGGAATCGTGGCCGCGTGA
- a CDS encoding Glycosyl hydrolase family 16: MSFTKLVSALALGLPAVQAAVPSIPGFSLTWSDDFVGSANSLPNPNNWIVDTGTSYPGGPANWGTGEIQTYTSSVNNLRLNGNGALQITALKSASGAWTSARIESQRGDFVARPGGRMRIQASLNLPVVGSNGIGYWPAFWTLGTAYRGNYWNWPSIGEFDIMENVNGIDRVWGVMHCGVNPGGPCKETDGLVGSRQCPNSPCQGNFHTYTLEVDRTQELEAVRWFVDGILFWQVVETDLPADVWNQAVHSPHFILLNLAIGGAFPNNNLGSSTPLASTVSGGTLQAEYIAVYNA; encoded by the exons ATGAGCTTCACCAAGCTCGTctcggccctcgccctcggcctccccGCCGTCCAAGCCGCCgtcccctccatccccggCTTCAGCCTCACCTGGAGCGACGACTTCGTCGGCTCCGCCAACAGCCTGCCCAACCCCAACAACTGGATCGTCGACACGGGCACCTCGTACCCCGGCGGCCCCGCCAACTGGGGCACCGGCGAGATCCAGACCTACACCAGCAGCGTCAACAACCTCCGCctcaacggcaacggcgccctGCAGATCACCGCCCTCAAGAGCGCCTCGGGCGCCTGGACCTCCGCCCGCATCGAGTCCCAGCGCGGCGACTTCGTGGCCCGCCCCGGCGGCCGCATGCGCATCCaggccagcctcaacctacccgtcgtcggcagcaACGGCATCGGCTACTGGCCCGCCTTCTGGACCCTCGGCACCGCCTACCGCGGCAACTACTG GAACTGGCCCTCCATCGGCGAGTTCGACATCATGGAGAACGTCAACGGCATCGACCGCGTCTGGGGCGTCATGCACTGCGGCGTCAACCCCGGCGGCCCCTGCAAGGAGACGGACGGCCTCGTGGGCAGCCGGCAGTGCCCCAACAGCCCGTGCCAGGGCAACTTCCACACCTACaccctcgaggtcgaccgcacccaggagctcgaggccgtgaGGTggttcgtcgacggcatcctCTTCTGgcaggtcgtcgagacggacctccccgccgacgTCTGGAACCAGGCCGTCCACTCGCCGCACTTCATCCTGCTCaacctcgccatcggcggcgcgtTCCCCAACAACAACCTGGGAAGCAGCACGCCGCTCGCGAGCACCGTCTCCGGGGGTACCCTGCAGGCTGAGTACATTGCTGTGTACAACGCCTGA
- a CDS encoding Peptidase, protein MWSNVLRGLVLTSLVTSISGAAAEENQNNPSADATDGSDLIDDSSNIVPGAYIVEWETGAEDSSSFYQDLGLDVEHRRDLNFRLFKGASFRVQNASHDGDDADISRRIAEKPGVKSVWPVRTIRMPTPKPVAVGRNSKRSVSDVGKRQDDPGDSDTFTPHVMTQVDKLRAEGFTGKGIRIGIVDSGIDYTHPALGGCFGEGCLVAYGWDLTGDNYFPPESPSPDSDPYDDCVGHGTHVAGIIAAQANEMGFTGAAPDVTLGMYRAWGCSGLTTNDVLLDAFNRAFEDGSDIISCSAGYYTGFANDPWAIAASRIVAQGVPVIVSPGNSGRSGMFLAASPATGVEVTAVGSVENIVTPLLLEAGSYNVGNSTDDVQPFGLVSGTPAFAENITLPLWAVSNNAVSANDACAALPDDTPDLSSKVVLLRVADTSECYSSTQVDNVAAKGARYLLFYSQSNSSIESIYAYADGIAGVGAITASQGTRWINLLNEGRPVAVNIVASEAAGIRYEQVLNDVSGGLTSLTSSWGPTWEAVSKPQFTAPGGNILSTWPLTMGGYSVLSGTSMSTPLVAAIFALVGQARGSLDPVELRSVISSTSTPIAWFDGTTVHDISASVAQQGSGVVQAHDAARAKTVLSISQISFNDTAHFVESHTFSIRNTADEDLTYTLGHTKAATAYTFAAGSRSASQFPNPVVDDWAELSFSASEVVVPAGSSAEVTVSGTPPQKVNATQLPVYSGYIDITASNGESHIIPYLGIAGSLKDVPVFLEGPQFGTYLGYTNNPTPPNTTFTIPRPGTPPPPTGADFPSMVASLLFGSQIVRADVVALTETGLPTAAHFDIQSIGHLPGFPEPWVTRRNYRLGFLGNLADGAIVPEGTYKVVFSGLRAFGDASKKEDWDFAATVPFIIKYLPE, encoded by the exons ATGTGGTCGAACGTCCTTCGTGGCCTGGTCCTCACGAGCCTGGTCACATCGATTTCGGGGGCCGCGGCGGAGGAAAACCAAAACAACCCGTCGGCCGATGCAACGGATGGTTCGGATCTCATCGATGACTCCTCCAACATCGTTCCCGGCGCCTATATCGTCGAATGGgagaccggcgccgaagactCATCCAGCTTCTACCAGGACCTCGGACTCGACGTCGAACACCGCCGAGACCTCAACTTTCGGCTCTTCAAGGGCGCTTCATTCCGCGTCCAAAACGCCTCgcacgatggcgacgacgcggaTATCTCCCGGCGCATCGCCGAGAAGCCGGGCGTCAAAAGCGTCTGGCCCGTAAGAACGATCCGCATGCCGACACCAAAGCCGGTTGCTGTCGGGAGAAACTCGAAGCGATCCGTGTCAGACGTCGGAAAGCGTCAAGACGACCCGGGCGACTCGGACACGTTCACGCCGCACGTCATGACCCAGGTCGACAAGCTCCGCGCCGAAGGCTTCACCGGCAAGGGCATCCGCATCGGCATCGTGGACAGCGGCATCGACTACACCCACCCGGCTCTCGGCGGCTGTTTCGGAGAAGGATGTCTGGTCGCCTACGGCTGGGATCTCACGGGAGACAACTACTTCCCTCCCGAGAGCCCGTCGCCGGACTCGGACCCGTACGACGACTGCGTCGGCCACGGGACGCACGTCGCCGGCATTATCGCCGCTCAGGCCAACGAGATGGgcttcaccggcgccgcgccgGACGTCACGCTCGGCATGTACCGGGCCTGGGGCTGTAGCGGGTTGACCACCAACGACGTCCTCCTGGACGCCTTCAACCGCGCGTTCGAGGACGGGAGCGACATCATCTCCTGCTCGGCGGGCTACTACACGGGCTTCGCCAACGACCCGTGGGCCATCGCCGCGTCGAGGATCGTGGCCCAGGGCGTGCCTGTCATCGTGTCCCCGGGGAACTCGGGTCGATCCGGCATGTTTCTGGCCGCCTCACCCGCAACGGGTGTCGAAGTCACGGCCGTCGGATCCGTGGAGAACATCGTCacgccgctgctgctcgaggccgggTCGTATAATGTTGGCAACAGCACTGATGACGTTCAACCCTTCGGTCTTGTCAGCGGAACCCCGGCGTTTGCGGAGAACATCACCCTGCCTCTGTGGGCAGTCAGCAACAACGCCGTTTCCGCCAACGACGCCTGTGCAGCTTTGCCGGATGACACGCCCGACCTCTCGTCCAAGGTCGTTCTTCTCCGCGTGGCTGATACATCGGAGTGCTACTCTTCGACGCAAGTTGATAACGTCGCGGCTAAAGGTGCCAGGTACCTTTTGTTCTACAGCCAGTCAAACTC GTCCATCGAGTCAATCTACGCCTATGCCGATGGCATTGCTGGAGTTGGAGCTATCACCGCTTCCCAAGGAACCCGCTGGATCAATCTCTTGAACGAAGGCAGACCCGTGGCTGTCAACATTGTGGCCTCTGAGGCTGCCGGCATCCGGTACGAGCAAGTTCTAAACGACGTCTCCGGCGGCCTGACCAGTTTGACATCTTCATGGGGCCCGACCTGGGAAGCCGTGTCTAAGCCACAGTTCACCGCGCCAGGCGGAAACATTCTGTCAACCTGGCCATTAACCATGGGGGGCTACTCGGTCTTGTCGGGTACGTCAATGTCAACGCCCCTCGTCGCGGCCATCTTCGCTCTCGTCGGACAGGCGCGAGGTTCACTGGACCCCGTTGAGCTCCGCAGCGTCATCTCTTCCACCTCCACACCCATAGCCTGGTTCGACGGCACGACGGTCCACGATATCTCGGCCTCCGTCGCGCAGCAGGGCTCTGGCGTCGTTCAGGCGCACGACGCCGCGCGCGCGAAGACGGTTTTGAGCATCAGCCAGATCTCCTTCAACGACACGGCCCACTTTGTCGAGAGCCACACCTTCAGCATCAGGAACACGGCCGATGAAGACTTGACCTACACGCTGGGGCACACCAAGGCCGCTACCGCGTACACCTTCGCCGCCGGTTCACGGTCTGCTTCTCAGTTCCCCAACCCGGTGGTTGATGACTGGGCAGAGCTTTCGTTCTCCGCCAG TGAGGTTGTTGTACCTGCAGGCTCATCGGCTGAGGTCACGGTCAGCGGCACTCCGCCACAGAAGGTGAACGCCACACAGCTTCCGGTCTACAGCGGATATATCGACATCACCGCAAGCAACGGCGAATCCCACATCATCCCCtacctcggcatcgccgggAGTCTGAAGGATGTTCCCGTCTTTCTTGAGGGACCCCAGTTCGGTACCTATCTAGGCTACACCAACAATCCAACCCCACCCAACACGACTTTCACGATTCCGAGACCCGGCACGCCTCCTCCCCCTACCGGTGCCGATTTCCCCAGCATGGTTGCGAGCCTCCTATTTGGATCACAGATCGTCCGGGCGGACGTCGTGGCGTTGACGGAAACCGGACtcccgacggcggcgcacTTTGACATCCAAAGCATCGGGCATCTGCCAGGCTTTCCTGAGCCATGGGTCACTCGGAGGAACTACAGGCTGGGATTCCTGGGGAATCTGGCTGACGGGGCAATCGTTCCGGAGGGGACTTACAAGGTTGTGTTCAGCGGGTTGAGGGCCTTTGGTGATGCCTCAAAGAAGGAGGATTGGGACTTCGCGGCCACGGTCCCGTTCATTATCAAATATCTACCAGAGTAG
- a CDS encoding Arylamine n-acetyltransferase 1: MSGTLPPAAYDTSHVTQFEKYVQLPEKYLHNNQPAHTLAYLTALHVHTISTIPYENLSLHYSKTRVVDLDPQRLFQKLVTDGRGRDGYCMEVSIFFNHILRALGFQAYMTGVRIRLRKDGVPSGDHIGWTHMVSIVALPDGSQHMIDVAFGGDGATKPIPLLHGQAVQNLGPQEVRLLWIYQYRNGPEREWNSFYAFSEFEFLQPDFKVMNWYTSTSPDSFQRLTPLVVKFLRGKKDVDAGNPDADEEIVGKRMLAVATVKENLGGRTRIVQECKTEEERVKALAEWFHIRLSEEERVGIRGHRTEIQEGATS, translated from the exons ATGTCAGGGACGCTGCCTCCGGCAGCATATGACACAAGTCACGTCACTCAATTCGAGAAATATGTCCAGCTTCCCGAGAAGTACCTCCACAACAACCAGCCCGCCCATACTCTGGCCTATCTCACAGCACTTCACGTGCACACAATTTCAACGATTCCGTACGAGAACCTCTCACTGCACTACTCCAAGACCCGTGTAGTGGACCTGGATCCGCAGCGGCTTTTTCAGAAACTGGTCACCGATGGCCGGGGCCGGGACGGCTACTGCATGGAAGTCAGCATCTTCTTCAACCACATCCTGAGAGCCCTCGGCTTCCAGGCGTACATGACGGGTGTGAGAATCCGTCTTCGAAAAGATGGGGTCCCGAGCGGGGATCACATTGGCTG GACGCACATGGTTAGCATCGTTGCACTGCCAGATGGTTCCCAGCACATGATCGACGTGGCTTtcggcggtgatggtgccACAAAACCGATACCACTACTTCATGGACAGGCAGTGCAGAACCTAGGTCCTCAAGAAGTGCGTCTC CTTTGGATCTACCAATACCGCAACGGCCCCGAGAGGGAGTGGAACTCATTTTACGCATTCTCCGAGTTTGAGTTTCTGCAGCCAGACTTCAAGGTGATGAACTGGTACACGAGCACATCTCCCGACTCCTTCCAACGACTCACGCCACTGGTTGTGAAGTTCCTGAGAGGGAAGAAGGACGTGGACGCTGGGAACCCGGACGCGGATGAGGAGATTGTCGGTAAGCGGATGCTGGCGGTGGCGACTGTCAAGGAAAACTTGGGAGGCAGAACCCGCATCGTGCAGGAGTGCAAgactgaggaagagagggTGAAGGCGTTGGCAGAGTGGTTCCATATCCGCCTGtcagaggaagagagggtTGGGATAAGAGGGCATCGGACGGAGATTCAAGAGGGAGCAACATCCTGA
- a CDS encoding Major facilitator superfamily transporter, with the protein MPGSIREIQPRGTPTDEKSVSVLNEGKDSATPSVTEVLQKTPKSSWKSYIWDTFDKSPEERRFLFKLDAVLMTLASLGYFIKYLDQVNINNAFVSGMKEDLGLYGNELNYMQVCWTVGYVVGEIPSNMLLTRIRPGIWIPLCEVTWSVLTILLVKCETATQIYVLRFFIGLAESTFYPGMQYIIGSWYRKDELAKRSCLFHAMGNVGSMVSGYLMAGSHNLDGVHGYAGWQWFTIVSLPIAISGFFFMPDLPEITKAWYFTPEEIALAKKRMELEGRAQRAPYNKAKFIKIFSSWHIWTLVTLYIIFNNGNGGISQPAFPLWLKAEGYSVREVNIYPTIAEVVAIITTLIYAWTSDSLFKGARWPAMVFSGVVKIIAYVPLTIWDVPNSLKWACFILCGFGGGISGLTFAWAHEICSDDNEERALVTGAMNQMAYVFQAWLPLIIWQQVEAPAYPKGYPSMIALSVALIVIAFVIRFLHKREIRLKATAGRSVA; encoded by the exons ATGCCGGGCTCCATCCGGGAAATCCAGCCGCGAGGCACGCCGACCGACGAGAAGTCCGTTTCGGTGCTCAACGAGGGCAAAGACAGCGCGACACCTTCCGTCACCGAGGTCCTCCAGAAAACGCCCAAGAGCTCGTGGAAGTCGTACATCTGGGACACCTTCGACAAGTCTCCCGAGGAGCGTCGGTTCCTCTTCAAGCTCGATGCGGTCTTGATGACGCTGGCTTCCCTGGGATACTTCATCAAGTACCTCGACCAG GTCAATATAAACAATGCTTTTGTTTCCGGAATGAAGGAGGACTTGGGACTATATGGCAACGAGTTGAACTACATGCAGGTTTGCTGGACAGTTGGCTATGTTGTTGGTGAGATTCCAAG TAACATGCTGTTGACACGAATCCGACCTGGAATCTGGATTCCGCTGTGCGAG GTCACGTGGTCTGTCCTCACCATTCTCCTCGTCAAATGCGAGACGGCCACTCAGATCTATGTCCTGCGGTTTTTTATTGGTCTGGCCGAGAGCACCTTCTATCCGGGCATGCAGTACATCATTGGCTCCTGGTACCGCAAGGACGAGTTGGCCAAACGGTCGTGTCTGTTCCACGCCATGGGCAACGTCGGCTCCATGGTATCCGGCTACCTCATGGCCGGCTCCCACAACTTGGACGGCGTTCACGGATATGCGGGATGGCAGTGGTT CACCATTGTGTCGTTGCCCATCGCTATCTcaggcttcttcttcatgccTGACTTGCCTGAGATCACAAAGGCATGGTACTTTACGCCCGAGGAGATTGCCTTGGCCAAAAAACGGATGGAGTTGGAAGGTCGGGCGCAGCGCGCGCCATACAACAAGGCCAAGTTCATCAAGATCTTCTCCAGCTGGCACATCTGGACGCTGGTGACCCTCTACATCATCTTCAACAACGGAAACGGCGGCATCTCGCAGCCGGCCTTCCCCCTCTGgctcaaggccgagggcTACAGCGTGCGCGAGGTCAACATCTATCCCACgatcgccgaggtcgtcgccatcatcaccacgCTGATTTACGCGTGGACGTCCGACAGCCTTTTCAAAGGCGCGCGCTGGCCGGCCATGGTGTTCTCGGGCGTCGTCAAGATCATCGCGTACGTCCCGCTCACGATCTGGGACGTCCCGAACAGCCTCAAGTGGGCGTGCTTCATCCTGTGCGgtttcggcggcggcatcagcGGCCTCACGTTCGCCTGGGCCCACGAGATCTGcagcgacgacaacgaggagAGAGCGCTGGTTACGGGCGCCATGAACCAGATGGCATATGTGTTCCAGGCTTGGCTTCCTCTCATCATCTGGCAGCAGGTTGAGGCCCCGGCATACCCCAAGGGTTACCCGAGCATGATTGCGCTGTCTGTGGCTCTTATTGTCATTGCCTTTGTCATCCGGTTCCTTCACAAGAGAGAGATTAGATTGAAGGCCACAGCAGGGCGGAGCGTTGCTTGA
- a CDS encoding Calcium binding protein yields the protein MANLLDVNGLGPKHTEKAPRPSNMKIIPADDDGPGFATAVPMCPITYRRQPASKAGKVIDSPGVPHANCAPSMDKPEGSVEYTEKYKNYTVLQQHVLFWDRNNDGFITPVDVWVGFRDLGFNPAACLMAATVIPFVFSYGTILQYSFIPDPLFRLYIGGLHNAKVTIQANRNHGEAFWAKKILQHGSDSGIYDGEGRFIPQRFEDIFASHSARKDDTLTLGEVIELMRKSRCAFDPFGWTVSFFEWATTWVLLAKDGRVHKEDLRRVYDGSLFWEVRDKRHSGEGWNQGWGIGGDGFFGYRRRFKL from the exons ATGGCCAACCTCTTGGATGTTAACGGGCTGGGCCCCAAACACACGGAAAAGGCGCCGCGACCAAGCAACATGAAGATCAtccccgccgacgacgacgggccggGGTTCGCTACCGCGGTCCCGATGTGCCCCATCACCTATCGGCGGCAGCCAGCATCGAAAGCCGGCAAGGTGATCGACTCACCGGGCGTGCCTCATGCGAATTGCGCTCCCTCCATGGACAAGCCTGAAGGCAGTGTTGAATACACGGAGAAGTACAAGAACTAT ACGGTATTGCAGCAGCATGTGCTGTTCTGGGACCGCAACAACGACGGCTTTATCACTCCCGTCGATGTTTGGGTCGGCTTCCGCGATTTGGGCTTCAACCCCGCCGCATGCCTGATGGCCGCGACCGTCATTCCGTTTGTCTTTTCCTACGGAACCATCTTGCAGTACTCGTTCATCCCGGATCCGCTTTTCAGGCTCTACATTGGGGGCTTGCACAATGCCAAGGTAACAATCCAAGCTAATCGGAACCATGGAGAGGCATTTTGGGCTAAGAAGATACTACAGCATGGATCTGACTCCGGAATCTACGATGGCGAGGGAAGGTTCATCCCTCAGCGGTTTGAGGACATTTTCGCAAGCCACAGCGCTCGGAAAGATGATACCCTAACGCTGGGCGAGGTGATTGAGTTAATGAGAAAGAGCCGATGCGCATTCGATCCATTTGGT TGGACAGTTTCGTTTTTCGAATGGGCCACCACCTGGGTGCTCTTAGCCAAAGACGGTAGAGTTCACAAGGAGGATCTTAGAAGGGTATACGAT GGCTCGCTCTTTTGGGAAGTCCGGGACAAGAGGCACTCGGGTGAAGGATGGAACCAAGGCTGGGGAATTGGAGGGGATGGGTTTTTCGGATACCGACGTAGGTTCAAGCTATGA
- a CDS encoding MFS maltose: MSNPVDSKSPRDDDPSKVETYVADHVADIDEKMKPSQMKVDAMEAEQAEQNMGVLEAVKLYPMASLWAFIMSTTIIMESYCVFLMGAFVAMDQFKKEYGVRDSKGKDQIEASWQSALQVGGPLGAIIGVCIAGPITSRIGYRWATIGGLMLLNAFIFVFYFANSLAVMFVSQLLEGVPWGIFIANAPAYCSEIVPMRLRAPATQMLQMFWAIGAIIVGSVCYVYEAKADSSAYRVPIALQWMFPTPLAILLYIAPESPWWLVRKGRIEEAKVAVRRLGRAEANANLDESVSMMRRTIELEASEKEPGYLELFKGTDTYRTLIVCGVYAAQNLTGNLIANQAVYFFRQAGIDSNLAFALGLITSALQTIFVMLSWILTTYLGRRTIYVWGSLINVIFLIALGVAGSVGDSTSASLAMASLGLIVSVGFTLGPAPASWVIIAETSSIRLRPLTTGLGRAAYYVVNIPCIFLSTYMLNSTGVDLGGKCGYVWGATGFFCFVVSYFFLPEMKGRSFREIDILFKRRVPARQWKKTVIDIFDDE, encoded by the exons ATGAGCAACCCCGTCGACTCCAAGTCGccccgcgacgacgacccgtCCAAGGTCGAGACCTATGTCGCCGACCAtgtcgccgacatcgacgagAAGATGAAGCCCTCGCAGATGAAGGTCGATGCCATGgaggccgagcaggccgagcagAACATGGGAGTGCTGGAGGCCGTCAAGCTCTACCCCATGGCTTCTCTCTGGGCTTTCATCATGTCCACGACCATC ATCATGGAGTCGTACTGCGTCTTCCTCATGGGCGCCTTCGTTGCCATGGATCAGTTCAAGAAAGAGTATGGCGTCCGAGACAGTAAGGGCAAAGACCAGATTGAGGCCTCGTGGCAGTCCGCGCTGCAGGTGGGCGGccccctcggcgccatcatcggcgtcTGCATCGCCGGCCCCATCACCAGCCGCATCGGGTACCGCTGGGCCACCATCGGCGGCCTCATGCTCCTCAACgccttcatcttcgtcttctaCTTCGCCAACTCGCTCGCCGTCATGTTCGTCagccagctcctcgagggcgtgcCCTGGGGCAtcttcatcgccaacgcccCGGCCTACTGCAGTGAGATTGTGCCCATGAGGCTGAGAGCCCCGGCCACCCAGATGCTGCAGATGTTCTGGGCCATTggcgccatcatcgtcggtAGCGTCTGCTACGTCtacgaggccaaggccgactCTAGCGCATACAG AGTCCCCATCGCGCTTCAATGGATGTTCCCCACGcccctcgccatcctcctTTACATTGCTCCCGAGTCACCGTGGTGGCTGGTTCGCAAGGGACgcatcgaggaggccaaggttgccgtccgccgcctcggccgtgCTGAGGCCAATGCCAACCTCGACGAGTCCGTCTCCATGATGCGCCGCACGATCGAGCTCGAGGCTTCCGAGAAGGAGCCCGGCTACCTCGAGCTGTTCAAGGGCACCGACACGTACCGCACCCTCATCGTGTGTGGTGTGTATGCCGCCCAGAACCTTACGGGTAATCTGATCGCCAACCAGGCCGTTTACTTCTTCAGAC AGGCGGGTATCGACTCGAACCTTGCCTTCGCCCTCGGTCTCATCACTTCCGCCCTCCAAACCATCTTCGTCATGCTTTCCTGGATCCTCACGACATACCTCGGCCGACGCACCATCTACGTCTGGGGCTCGCTGATCAAcgtcatcttcctcatcgccctTGGTGTCGCGGGCTCTGTCGGCGACTCCACGTCTGCCTctttggcgatggcgtcccTGGGTCTCATCGTCTCGGTCGGTTTCACGCTGGGACCTGCGCCCGCTTCGTGGGTCATCATTGCCGAGACGTCGTCTATTCGCCTCCGTCCCCTCACGACCGGTCTTGGACGTGCCGCCTACTATGTCGTCAACATTCCTTGCATCTTCCTCTCCACTTACATGCTCAACTCGACG GGCGTGGACCTCGGTGGCAAGTGCGGTTACGTCTGGGGCGCAACCGGTTTCTTCTGTTTCGTCGTCTcctacttcttcttgcccgAGATGAAGGGCCGGTCTTTCCGCGAGATCGACATTCTCTTCAAGCGCCGCGTCCCTGCTCGCCAGTGGAAGAAGACCGTCATCGACATCTTCGACGACGAGTAG